Proteins co-encoded in one Malus sylvestris chromosome 9, drMalSylv7.2, whole genome shotgun sequence genomic window:
- the LOC126583202 gene encoding protein PLASTID MOVEMENT IMPAIRED 15: MSRGESENRRRFRKANSLYGEDRILEATPPGPSLTKPQIDISESSAIARELHMARREIGRFKENRVDADALRAQAQSEMLDAMKRAKDLSSVIEETNSKAKLHTREIEVLKKPRRPVGRREDQVLAIGDVDNKKYTEVMRELELVRQELSMLKLDMASVLEEKSRAEKQTEAANANMLFYTSSVEAIRNEIEEANEEQVLAELARIEAAREFGDIEAEREKEAIEFSFAVDETRKKMKDIVEEADYSKELETKLAVTISDVDVLQNELKLVKETDKRIQRIDSLTRSEPSFRKEKDLEGSALLQSVTEELEAAKTELAAVKEEGFQYMASMDVIRNELKHLTDKTARLRKTEEKSDLSIQNLNSKLLRAKAKLEAVSASEEKAKSIVSNLSLTLDKLKTEAEAAKKEKELVCEETASIKSEILKMEYEIESTEEKLQAAMQELETVKSSEAVALENLKSLIENTIRARAFESQSSSSITISKFEHEYLTGRAVAAEEIADKKVAAAQAWVEALKASEKEILIRIDLTLRDLNEMRVDEEQQVQNWGQKRERIVVSGSRQQATPRKSIRSNGYQTPYRRVRHRKSASPGARNNFPIQKKKHVMPNLTKLFSGKKTAKDERAV; this comes from the exons ATGAGTAGAGGAGAGTCTGAAAACAGAAGAAGATTTAGAAAAGCCAACAGTCTATATGGAGAAGATAGGATTCTTGAAGCCACTCCTCCTGGTCCTTCACTCACCAAACCCCAGATAGATATCTCCGAG TCTTCTGCAATAGCGAGAGAACTCCATATGGCACGCAGGGAAATAGGTCGGTTCAAAGAAAACAGAGTGGATGCAGATGCCTTAAGAGCACAAGCGCAATCTGAGATGCTTGATGCCATGAAGAGAGCTAAAGATCTCTCTTCTGTAATTGAGGAAACAAACTCCAAGGCAAAATTACATACACGAGAGATTGAAGTGCTAAAGAAACCGCGAAGGCCTGTGGGCAGGCGTGAAGATCAGGTATTGGCTATTGGGGACGTGGACAATAAAAAATATACAGAAGTGATGAGAGAATTGGAACTTGTGAGACAGGAGCTAAGCATGCTCAAGCTTGATATGGCATCGGTTTTAGAAGAGAAATCGCGGGCAGAGAAGCAGACAGAGGCTGCAAATGCAAATATGTTGTTTTATACAAGCTCAGTGGAAGCAATCAGGAACGAGATTGAGGAAGCAAATGAAGAGCAAGTGCTAGCTGAGTTGGCCCGGATTGAAGCTGCAAGAGAATTTGGAGATATAGAAGCTGAGAGAGAAAAGGAAGCCATTGAATTCTCGTTTGCAGTAGACGAGACcaggaagaaaatgaaagatATCGTTGAAGAGGCTGATTACTCGAAAGAGCTCGAAACCAAATTAGCTGTTACAATCTCTGATGTGGATGTGTTACAGAATGAACTAAAGCTAGTTAAAGAAACGGACAAAAGGATTCAAAGGATTGACAGCTTAACTCGTTCAGAACCTAGTTTTCGGAAAGAGAAGGACTTGGAAGGCTCGGCGCTGTTACAGTCAGTTACCGAAGAACTAGAGGCGGCAAAGACAGAATTGGCTGCAGTAAAAGAAGAAGGTTTTCAGTACATGGCCTCCATGGATGTTATAAGAAATGAGCTCAAGCATTTAACAGACAAGACAGCTCGGTTAAGGAAGACAGAAGAGAAATCGGATTTAAGCATTCAAAATCTCAACTCAAAGCTTCTCAGAGCAAAAGCCAAGTTGGAAGCTGTCTCTGCATCTGAAgagaaagcaaaatcaattgtgtccaatctctctctcactctcgacAAGCTCAAGACCGAAGCAGAAGCtgcaaagaaagaaaaggagctTGTCTGCGAAGAGACTGCAAGCATCAAGTCCGAAATTCTGAAAATGGAATATGAGATAGAATCAACTGAGGAAAAACTACAGGCTGCAATGCAAGAGCTCGAAACAGTCAAATCATCCGAAGCTGTAGCGCTTGAAAACCTCAAAAGTCTCATCGAGAATACCATAAGAGCTAGAGCTTTTGAGTCACAGAGTAGTTCTTCAATTACCATATCCAAGTTTGAACACGAGTACCTGACTGGACGTGCGGTCGCAGCTGAAGAAATTGCTGATAAGAAGGTAGCAGCAGCTCAGGCATGGGTTGAAGCACTAAAGGCCAGTGAGAAGGAAATACTGATAAGGATAGACTTAACTCTGAGGGATCTCAATGAGATGAGAGTGGACGAAGAGCAACAAGTACAGAATTGGGGACAAAAACGGGAGAGAATTGTAGTATCTGGAAGCCGGCAACAAGCCACGCCTAGAAAGTCTATCAGAAGTAATGGATACCAGACTCCATACAGGCGGGTTAGGCATAGAAAATCTGCTTCTCCAGGAGCGCGGAACAATTTCCCCATTCAGAAGAAAAAGCATGTAATGCCTAATCTGACCAAGTTATTCAGTGGTAAGAAAACTGCCAAAGATGAGCGAGCTGTTTGA
- the LOC126583201 gene encoding lipid phosphate phosphatase 2-like isoform X1, with amino-acid sequence MPWWDIGLLSRLKNLRGVVFQGVSSKKPEISVVNTDLFTPIHLPLIEHREDENKMQAVQLGSHTVRSHGVTLARTHMHDWVILMLLGLIVVILNVIHPFYRFVGKDMMTDLKYPLKTNTVPVWAVPMYAVALPIAIFVVVYFRRRDVYDLHHAILVVTAGLLFSVLITGVLTAAIKDAVGRPRPDFFWRCFPDGKDVYDEWGNVVCNGVKSVIKEGHKSFPSGHTSWSFAGLGFLSLYLSGKIQVFDRKGHVAKLCIVIFPLLVASLVGISRVDDYWHHWQDVFAGGLLGLTVATFCYLQFFPPPYHAQGWGPYAYFQVLEESRSGTQVTSTVNASNVQVRDSWVGNQVDETSIHGCMGLTLARDSGSALEDLESGRR; translated from the exons ATGCCTTGGTGGGATATTGGATTGCTTTCTCGTCTCAAAAACTTGAGAGGCGTCGTCTTTCAG GGTGTGTCAAGCAAGAAGCCGGAGATTTCTGTGGTTAATACTGATTTGTTCACACCCATTCACTTACCATTGATAGAACACAGGGAGGATGAg AACAAAATGCAGGCAGTTCAGCTTGGTTCGCATACCGTAAGGTCCCATGGAGTGACACTTGCAAGGACACACATGCATGATTGGGTGATACTGATGCTTCTTGGGTTGATAGTTGTCATCCTTAATGTGATTCATCCATTTTATCGCTTCGTAGGAAAAGACATGATGACTGATCTTAAATATCCCTTGAAAACTAACACAGTACCTGTTTGGGCCGTCCCT ATGTATGCAGTTGCACTGCCCATTGcaatttttgttgttgtctATTTCCGCAGGAGAGATGTCTATGACCTTCACCATGCCATACTAG TTGTTACTGCAGGTCTATTGTTCTCTGTCCTGATAACAGGGGTTCTTACAGCTGCTATAAAAGATGCAGTTGGTCGACCCCGACCAGACTTCTTTTGGCGTTGTTTTCCAGATGGGAAGGAT GTGTATGATGAATGGGGAAATGTTGTATGCAATGGTGTGAAGAGTGTTATAAAGGAGGGGCACAAGAGTTTTCCAAGTGGCCATACTTCAT GGTCCTTTGCTGGTCTTGGATTTCTCTCTCTGTATTTGTCAGGAAAAATACAAGTATTTGATCGCAAAGGCCATGTTGCAAAACTTTGCATTGTTATTTTTCCACTACTTGTTGCATCACTTGTCGGAATTTCTCGAGTCGATGACTACTGGCACCACTGGCAAGATGTATTTGCTGGAGGTCTTCTAG GGCTTACGGTTGCTACATTTTGCTATTTGCAGTTCTTTCCACCCCCATATCATGCCCAAG GTTGGGGCCCGTATGCTTACTTCCAGGTGTTGGAGGAGTCACGTTCAGGGACACAGGTTACCAGCACGGTAAATGCGAGCAATGTGCAGGTCAGAGATTCTTGGGTTGGGAATCAGGTAGACGAAACAAGCATCCATGGATGTATGGGGTTAACATTAGCACGTGATTCTGGTTCGGCATTGGAAGATTTAGAATCTGGAAGGAGATAG
- the LOC126583201 gene encoding lipid phosphate phosphatase 2-like isoform X2, which yields MPWWDIGLLSRLKNLRGVVFQGVSSKKPEISVVNTDLFTPIHLPLIEHREDENKMQAVQLGSHTVRSHGVTLARTHMHDWVILMLLGLIVVILNVIHPFYRFVGKDMMTDLKYPLKTNTVPVWAVPMYAVALPIAIFVVVYFRRRDVYDLHHAILGLLFSVLITGVLTAAIKDAVGRPRPDFFWRCFPDGKDVYDEWGNVVCNGVKSVIKEGHKSFPSGHTSWSFAGLGFLSLYLSGKIQVFDRKGHVAKLCIVIFPLLVASLVGISRVDDYWHHWQDVFAGGLLGLTVATFCYLQFFPPPYHAQGWGPYAYFQVLEESRSGTQVTSTVNASNVQVRDSWVGNQVDETSIHGCMGLTLARDSGSALEDLESGRR from the exons ATGCCTTGGTGGGATATTGGATTGCTTTCTCGTCTCAAAAACTTGAGAGGCGTCGTCTTTCAG GGTGTGTCAAGCAAGAAGCCGGAGATTTCTGTGGTTAATACTGATTTGTTCACACCCATTCACTTACCATTGATAGAACACAGGGAGGATGAg AACAAAATGCAGGCAGTTCAGCTTGGTTCGCATACCGTAAGGTCCCATGGAGTGACACTTGCAAGGACACACATGCATGATTGGGTGATACTGATGCTTCTTGGGTTGATAGTTGTCATCCTTAATGTGATTCATCCATTTTATCGCTTCGTAGGAAAAGACATGATGACTGATCTTAAATATCCCTTGAAAACTAACACAGTACCTGTTTGGGCCGTCCCT ATGTATGCAGTTGCACTGCCCATTGcaatttttgttgttgtctATTTCCGCAGGAGAGATGTCTATGACCTTCACCATGCCATACTAG GTCTATTGTTCTCTGTCCTGATAACAGGGGTTCTTACAGCTGCTATAAAAGATGCAGTTGGTCGACCCCGACCAGACTTCTTTTGGCGTTGTTTTCCAGATGGGAAGGAT GTGTATGATGAATGGGGAAATGTTGTATGCAATGGTGTGAAGAGTGTTATAAAGGAGGGGCACAAGAGTTTTCCAAGTGGCCATACTTCAT GGTCCTTTGCTGGTCTTGGATTTCTCTCTCTGTATTTGTCAGGAAAAATACAAGTATTTGATCGCAAAGGCCATGTTGCAAAACTTTGCATTGTTATTTTTCCACTACTTGTTGCATCACTTGTCGGAATTTCTCGAGTCGATGACTACTGGCACCACTGGCAAGATGTATTTGCTGGAGGTCTTCTAG GGCTTACGGTTGCTACATTTTGCTATTTGCAGTTCTTTCCACCCCCATATCATGCCCAAG GTTGGGGCCCGTATGCTTACTTCCAGGTGTTGGAGGAGTCACGTTCAGGGACACAGGTTACCAGCACGGTAAATGCGAGCAATGTGCAGGTCAGAGATTCTTGGGTTGGGAATCAGGTAGACGAAACAAGCATCCATGGATGTATGGGGTTAACATTAGCACGTGATTCTGGTTCGGCATTGGAAGATTTAGAATCTGGAAGGAGATAG
- the LOC126583201 gene encoding lipid phosphate phosphatase 2-like isoform X3: MPWWDIGLLSRLKNLRGVVFQNKMQAVQLGSHTVRSHGVTLARTHMHDWVILMLLGLIVVILNVIHPFYRFVGKDMMTDLKYPLKTNTVPVWAVPMYAVALPIAIFVVVYFRRRDVYDLHHAILVVTAGLLFSVLITGVLTAAIKDAVGRPRPDFFWRCFPDGKDVYDEWGNVVCNGVKSVIKEGHKSFPSGHTSWSFAGLGFLSLYLSGKIQVFDRKGHVAKLCIVIFPLLVASLVGISRVDDYWHHWQDVFAGGLLGLTVATFCYLQFFPPPYHAQGWGPYAYFQVLEESRSGTQVTSTVNASNVQVRDSWVGNQVDETSIHGCMGLTLARDSGSALEDLESGRR; encoded by the exons ATGCCTTGGTGGGATATTGGATTGCTTTCTCGTCTCAAAAACTTGAGAGGCGTCGTCTTTCAG AACAAAATGCAGGCAGTTCAGCTTGGTTCGCATACCGTAAGGTCCCATGGAGTGACACTTGCAAGGACACACATGCATGATTGGGTGATACTGATGCTTCTTGGGTTGATAGTTGTCATCCTTAATGTGATTCATCCATTTTATCGCTTCGTAGGAAAAGACATGATGACTGATCTTAAATATCCCTTGAAAACTAACACAGTACCTGTTTGGGCCGTCCCT ATGTATGCAGTTGCACTGCCCATTGcaatttttgttgttgtctATTTCCGCAGGAGAGATGTCTATGACCTTCACCATGCCATACTAG TTGTTACTGCAGGTCTATTGTTCTCTGTCCTGATAACAGGGGTTCTTACAGCTGCTATAAAAGATGCAGTTGGTCGACCCCGACCAGACTTCTTTTGGCGTTGTTTTCCAGATGGGAAGGAT GTGTATGATGAATGGGGAAATGTTGTATGCAATGGTGTGAAGAGTGTTATAAAGGAGGGGCACAAGAGTTTTCCAAGTGGCCATACTTCAT GGTCCTTTGCTGGTCTTGGATTTCTCTCTCTGTATTTGTCAGGAAAAATACAAGTATTTGATCGCAAAGGCCATGTTGCAAAACTTTGCATTGTTATTTTTCCACTACTTGTTGCATCACTTGTCGGAATTTCTCGAGTCGATGACTACTGGCACCACTGGCAAGATGTATTTGCTGGAGGTCTTCTAG GGCTTACGGTTGCTACATTTTGCTATTTGCAGTTCTTTCCACCCCCATATCATGCCCAAG GTTGGGGCCCGTATGCTTACTTCCAGGTGTTGGAGGAGTCACGTTCAGGGACACAGGTTACCAGCACGGTAAATGCGAGCAATGTGCAGGTCAGAGATTCTTGGGTTGGGAATCAGGTAGACGAAACAAGCATCCATGGATGTATGGGGTTAACATTAGCACGTGATTCTGGTTCGGCATTGGAAGATTTAGAATCTGGAAGGAGATAG
- the LOC126583201 gene encoding lipid phosphate phosphatase 2-like isoform X4: MPWWDIGLLSRLKNLRGVVFQNKMQAVQLGSHTVRSHGVTLARTHMHDWVILMLLGLIVVILNVIHPFYRFVGKDMMTDLKYPLKTNTVPVWAVPMYAVALPIAIFVVVYFRRRDVYDLHHAILGLLFSVLITGVLTAAIKDAVGRPRPDFFWRCFPDGKDVYDEWGNVVCNGVKSVIKEGHKSFPSGHTSWSFAGLGFLSLYLSGKIQVFDRKGHVAKLCIVIFPLLVASLVGISRVDDYWHHWQDVFAGGLLGLTVATFCYLQFFPPPYHAQGWGPYAYFQVLEESRSGTQVTSTVNASNVQVRDSWVGNQVDETSIHGCMGLTLARDSGSALEDLESGRR; the protein is encoded by the exons ATGCCTTGGTGGGATATTGGATTGCTTTCTCGTCTCAAAAACTTGAGAGGCGTCGTCTTTCAG AACAAAATGCAGGCAGTTCAGCTTGGTTCGCATACCGTAAGGTCCCATGGAGTGACACTTGCAAGGACACACATGCATGATTGGGTGATACTGATGCTTCTTGGGTTGATAGTTGTCATCCTTAATGTGATTCATCCATTTTATCGCTTCGTAGGAAAAGACATGATGACTGATCTTAAATATCCCTTGAAAACTAACACAGTACCTGTTTGGGCCGTCCCT ATGTATGCAGTTGCACTGCCCATTGcaatttttgttgttgtctATTTCCGCAGGAGAGATGTCTATGACCTTCACCATGCCATACTAG GTCTATTGTTCTCTGTCCTGATAACAGGGGTTCTTACAGCTGCTATAAAAGATGCAGTTGGTCGACCCCGACCAGACTTCTTTTGGCGTTGTTTTCCAGATGGGAAGGAT GTGTATGATGAATGGGGAAATGTTGTATGCAATGGTGTGAAGAGTGTTATAAAGGAGGGGCACAAGAGTTTTCCAAGTGGCCATACTTCAT GGTCCTTTGCTGGTCTTGGATTTCTCTCTCTGTATTTGTCAGGAAAAATACAAGTATTTGATCGCAAAGGCCATGTTGCAAAACTTTGCATTGTTATTTTTCCACTACTTGTTGCATCACTTGTCGGAATTTCTCGAGTCGATGACTACTGGCACCACTGGCAAGATGTATTTGCTGGAGGTCTTCTAG GGCTTACGGTTGCTACATTTTGCTATTTGCAGTTCTTTCCACCCCCATATCATGCCCAAG GTTGGGGCCCGTATGCTTACTTCCAGGTGTTGGAGGAGTCACGTTCAGGGACACAGGTTACCAGCACGGTAAATGCGAGCAATGTGCAGGTCAGAGATTCTTGGGTTGGGAATCAGGTAGACGAAACAAGCATCCATGGATGTATGGGGTTAACATTAGCACGTGATTCTGGTTCGGCATTGGAAGATTTAGAATCTGGAAGGAGATAG